A single genomic interval of Ramlibacter pinisoli harbors:
- a CDS encoding Bug family tripartite tricarboxylate transporter substrate binding protein yields MTFNRTRRGLTALAALLALGAGVAQAQTDFPSRPIELVVPFQPGGGTDALARSFADASRKHMPQSMIIVNKPGASGSIGWQDVAAAKPDGYRLAVITVELATLPHMGIGKISYEDLQPIAQLNADPAAITVRADAPWNTIEEFLAAAKKDPGKIGVANAGNGSIWHLAAAALEEKTGVKFNHVPFQGAGPGVLALLGGHVDAAAVSPAEVSTYVAAGKLKTLAVMADQRVKGFDKVPTLKERKIDLSIGTWRGIAAPKNTPPEVVAYLKKLALNASSEPAFRETLDKQNLGFVYADDAAFKAVIARDNAYFKSLITKLGIKN; encoded by the coding sequence ATGACCTTCAACCGTACCCGCCGCGGCCTGACGGCCCTCGCTGCCCTGCTGGCCCTCGGGGCCGGCGTCGCGCAGGCGCAGACCGACTTCCCGAGCCGCCCGATCGAGCTGGTCGTGCCGTTCCAGCCCGGTGGCGGCACCGACGCCCTGGCGCGTTCGTTCGCCGATGCCAGCCGCAAGCACATGCCGCAAAGCATGATCATCGTGAACAAGCCCGGCGCCAGCGGCTCGATCGGCTGGCAGGACGTCGCCGCCGCCAAGCCCGACGGCTACCGCCTCGCGGTCATCACGGTGGAACTGGCCACGCTGCCGCACATGGGCATCGGCAAGATCTCCTACGAGGACCTGCAGCCCATCGCCCAGCTCAACGCCGACCCGGCTGCCATCACCGTGCGCGCCGATGCGCCCTGGAACACGATCGAGGAGTTCCTGGCCGCCGCGAAGAAGGACCCGGGCAAGATCGGCGTGGCCAATGCCGGCAATGGCTCGATCTGGCACCTGGCCGCCGCCGCGCTGGAGGAAAAGACCGGCGTGAAGTTCAACCACGTCCCGTTCCAGGGCGCCGGCCCCGGCGTGCTGGCGCTGCTGGGCGGCCACGTCGATGCGGCGGCCGTCAGCCCGGCCGAGGTCAGCACCTACGTGGCGGCCGGCAAGCTCAAGACCCTGGCCGTGATGGCCGACCAGCGCGTCAAGGGCTTCGACAAGGTGCCCACGCTCAAGGAGCGCAAGATCGACCTGAGCATTGGCACCTGGCGCGGCATCGCGGCGCCCAAGAACACGCCGCCCGAGGTGGTGGCCTACCTGAAGAAGCTGGCCCTCAACGCGTCGAGCGAGCCGGCGTTCCGCGAAACCCTGGACAAGCAGAACCTGGGCTTCGTCTACGCCGACGACGCGGCCTTCAAGGCGGTGATCGCCCGCGACAACGCCTACTTCAAGTCGCTGATCACCAAGCTGGGCATCAAGAACTGA
- a CDS encoding SDR family NAD(P)-dependent oxidoreductase: MADDKAKYDFAGRVAVVTGGASGIGAEVGRQLRQAGATVVSWDLAPADEAGTALAVDVTDRAAVDAAAAATAARWGRIDFLVNSAGFAGPTVPLDDYDPAQWTRIVDVNLVGVFNVCRAVVPLMRRAGQGRIVNIASLAGKEGTPNASAYSAAKAGVLALTKSLGKELATTGILVNAIAPAAVRTAILDQMAPAHVQTMVDKSPMRRLGEPPEVAEMVAWLCSGSCSFSTGAVFDLSGGRATY; the protein is encoded by the coding sequence ATGGCGGACGACAAGGCGAAGTACGACTTCGCGGGCCGGGTCGCGGTCGTCACCGGCGGCGCCAGCGGCATCGGCGCCGAGGTGGGGCGGCAGTTGCGCCAGGCCGGCGCGACGGTCGTGTCCTGGGACCTGGCGCCGGCCGACGAGGCGGGCACGGCCCTGGCAGTGGACGTCACCGACCGCGCCGCGGTCGACGCCGCCGCGGCCGCCACGGCGGCGCGCTGGGGCCGCATCGACTTCCTGGTCAACAGCGCCGGCTTCGCGGGCCCCACGGTGCCGCTGGATGACTACGACCCCGCGCAGTGGACGCGCATCGTCGACGTCAACCTGGTCGGCGTCTTCAACGTGTGCCGCGCCGTGGTGCCGCTGATGCGGCGCGCCGGGCAGGGACGCATCGTCAACATCGCCTCGCTAGCCGGCAAGGAAGGCACGCCCAACGCGTCGGCCTACAGCGCGGCCAAGGCCGGGGTGCTGGCCCTGACCAAGTCGCTGGGCAAGGAACTGGCGACCACCGGCATCCTGGTCAACGCCATCGCGCCGGCGGCGGTGCGCACCGCCATCCTCGACCAGATGGCGCCCGCCCACGTGCAGACCATGGTCGACAAGAGCCCGATGCGGCGCCTGGGCGAGCCGCCCGAGGTCGCCGAGATGGTGGCCTGGCTGTGTTCCGGCTCCTGCAGCTTCAGCACCGGCGCGGTGTTCGACCTGTCGGGCGGCCGCGCCACCTACTGA
- a CDS encoding IclR family transcriptional regulator, with amino-acid sequence MSDPFLPPADPGDAASPAAQVAGTASFSKFMHVLQLVADWPEGRERPTVAGLVRASGYPRPTVHRIVAGLLAERLLVEGQGGSGLALGPRLIQLASRSWGRSELRLVAADELKRLRDLTGETVHLAVPNGNTMVYIEKLESPSAVRMASRIGTSVSMHSTAVGKAYLAALEPGVLDGVLKGLELRRHTPKTVADRASLRQQLDATRARGWSVDDEENESAIYCFGGVIRGHGGTPVAAISVSTLMFRQKDDPERAYVAPLLAACAAISARIAETPSLSAPDMV; translated from the coding sequence ATGTCCGATCCCTTCCTGCCGCCCGCCGATCCTGGCGACGCCGCGTCGCCGGCGGCCCAGGTCGCCGGCACGGCGTCGTTCTCGAAATTCATGCACGTGCTGCAGCTGGTGGCCGACTGGCCCGAGGGCCGCGAGCGCCCGACCGTGGCCGGGCTGGTGCGCGCCAGCGGCTACCCGCGGCCCACGGTGCACCGCATCGTCGCCGGCCTGCTGGCCGAGCGGCTGCTGGTGGAGGGGCAGGGCGGCAGCGGCCTGGCCCTGGGCCCGCGCCTGATCCAGCTGGCCAGCCGCAGCTGGGGGCGCTCCGAACTGCGGCTGGTCGCGGCCGACGAGCTCAAGCGGCTGCGCGACCTCACCGGCGAGACCGTGCACCTGGCCGTGCCCAACGGCAACACCATGGTCTACATCGAGAAGCTGGAAAGTCCCAGCGCCGTGCGCATGGCCTCGCGCATCGGGACCAGCGTCTCCATGCACTCGACGGCGGTGGGCAAGGCCTACCTGGCCGCGCTCGAGCCCGGCGTCCTGGACGGCGTGCTCAAGGGACTGGAGCTGCGCCGCCACACGCCCAAGACCGTGGCCGACCGCGCCAGCCTGCGCCAGCAGCTGGACGCGACGCGCGCGCGCGGCTGGTCGGTCGACGACGAGGAGAACGAGTCGGCGATCTACTGCTTCGGCGGCGTGATCCGGGGCCATGGCGGCACGCCGGTGGCCGCCATCAGCGTCAGCACGCTGATGTTCCGGCAGAAGGACGACCCCGAGCGGGCCTACGTGGCACCGCTGCTCGCGGCCTGCGCCGCGATCTCCGCCCGCATCGCCGAGACGCCCTCGCTGTCCGCGCCCGACATGGTGTGA
- a CDS encoding hydantoinase/oxoprolinase family protein, producing MTADWRVGVEVGGTFTDLVALQGSTVRIAKVPSVPGRPEEGVFAAFEAAGIPLAAMGDLVHGSTVATNAVLERKGALTALLVTQGFADLLLVQRQDRPKVYELRYAKPAPVVQRRDVFEVPERRLADGSVAQRLDLDALGPQLDAFLFARPYQAVAICLLNAYVDPAHEQALAAWLRRHRPDLHVSCSSEVSREFREYERASTTALSAYVQPVIDRYLGRFEERLQANGFRGRFSVMQSNGGRLPAAAIRRNAITALFSGPAGGVTGAVRVAGLSGYRNLITLDMGGTSTDVCLVADGQPAVTSGTAVDGLPVRTPVVDIASVGAGGGSIVWSDSGGMLHVGPRSAGADPGPACYGRGGVQPTITDAHVVRGTIRPKAFLGGRMALDAAASRRAFEELAATYRVEVQQMADDAVRIADANVVRAVQLISTELGEDPRDYVLVPFGGAGPLHAARIAEELGIATVVIPADAGVLSAFGLVAAEFTQYEVLTRRVRIDAQAPAAVREVFATQRTAVEQRFAALGVAAQCRYTLTLQMRFVGQAFELDVPVDPAALPGLTEAALQEAFLATHEQVYFSRGGAAGKPLEIVGFRLGASAPEMVDLPRRSLAADPGPLGSTEVYEWRTRHACAVATRGQLLARGEVPGPLLLEDETATIYVPPGWSARNDDACNLVLQRKGAT from the coding sequence ATGACGGCCGACTGGCGTGTCGGCGTCGAGGTCGGCGGCACCTTCACCGACCTGGTCGCGCTGCAGGGCAGCACGGTGCGCATCGCCAAGGTGCCCAGCGTGCCGGGGCGGCCGGAGGAGGGCGTGTTCGCCGCCTTCGAGGCGGCCGGCATCCCGCTGGCGGCGATGGGCGACCTGGTGCACGGCTCCACCGTCGCCACCAACGCCGTGCTGGAGCGCAAGGGTGCGCTCACCGCGCTGCTGGTGACCCAGGGCTTCGCCGACCTGCTGCTGGTGCAGCGCCAGGACCGGCCCAAGGTCTACGAGCTGCGCTATGCCAAGCCGGCCCCGGTGGTGCAGCGGCGCGACGTGTTCGAGGTGCCCGAGCGCCGGCTGGCCGACGGCAGCGTGGCGCAGCGGCTCGACCTGGACGCGCTCGGCCCCCAGCTCGACGCATTCCTGTTCGCGCGGCCGTACCAGGCGGTGGCGATCTGCCTGCTCAACGCCTACGTCGATCCGGCGCACGAGCAGGCGCTGGCGGCCTGGCTGCGCCGGCACCGGCCCGACCTGCACGTGAGCTGCTCCAGCGAGGTGAGCCGCGAGTTCCGCGAATACGAGCGCGCCTCCACGACCGCGCTGTCGGCCTACGTGCAGCCCGTGATCGACCGTTACCTGGGCCGCTTCGAGGAGCGGCTGCAGGCCAACGGCTTCCGCGGCCGCTTCTCCGTCATGCAGTCCAACGGCGGCCGCCTGCCGGCCGCCGCGATCCGGCGCAACGCCATCACGGCGCTGTTCTCGGGCCCGGCCGGCGGCGTCACCGGCGCGGTGCGGGTGGCCGGCCTGTCCGGCTACCGCAACCTGATCACGCTCGACATGGGCGGCACCAGCACCGACGTCTGCCTGGTCGCCGACGGCCAGCCGGCGGTCACCTCCGGCACCGCCGTCGACGGCCTGCCGGTGCGCACGCCGGTGGTCGACATCGCCTCGGTCGGCGCCGGCGGCGGCAGCATCGTCTGGAGCGACAGCGGCGGCATGCTGCACGTCGGTCCGCGCTCGGCCGGCGCCGACCCCGGCCCGGCCTGCTACGGCCGCGGCGGCGTGCAGCCCACCATCACCGACGCCCACGTGGTGCGCGGCACCATCCGGCCCAAGGCCTTCCTCGGCGGGCGCATGGCGCTGGACGCCGCCGCCTCGCGGCGCGCCTTCGAGGAGCTGGCGGCGACCTACCGCGTCGAGGTGCAGCAGATGGCCGATGACGCGGTGCGCATCGCCGACGCCAACGTGGTGCGCGCCGTGCAGCTGATCTCGACCGAGCTGGGCGAGGACCCGCGCGACTACGTGCTGGTGCCGTTCGGCGGCGCGGGGCCGCTGCATGCGGCCCGCATCGCCGAGGAGCTGGGCATCGCGACAGTGGTGATCCCGGCCGACGCCGGCGTGCTGTCGGCCTTCGGCCTGGTGGCGGCGGAGTTCACCCAGTACGAGGTGCTGACGCGGCGCGTGCGCATCGATGCGCAGGCGCCGGCGGCGGTGCGCGAGGTCTTCGCGACCCAGCGCACGGCCGTCGAGCAGCGCTTCGCCGCCCTGGGCGTGGCGGCGCAGTGCCGCTACACGCTGACGCTGCAGATGCGCTTCGTCGGCCAGGCCTTCGAGCTGGACGTGCCGGTCGATCCGGCGGCGCTGCCCGGGCTGACCGAGGCGGCGCTGCAGGAGGCCTTCCTGGCCACCCACGAGCAGGTGTACTTCAGCCGCGGCGGGGCGGCTGGCAAGCCGCTGGAGATCGTGGGCTTCCGGCTCGGCGCGTCCGCGCCCGAGATGGTCGACCTGCCGCGCCGCTCGCTGGCGGCCGACCCCGGCCCGCTCGGCAGCACCGAGGTCTACGAGTGGCGCACCCGCCACGCCTGCGCGGTGGCCACGCGCGGCCAGCTGCTGGCGCGCGGCGAGGTGCCCGGGCCGCTGCTGCTGGAGGACGAGACCGCCACGATCTACGTCCCGCCCGGCTGGTCGGCCCGCAACGACGACGCCTGCAACCTGGTCCTGCAACGCAAGGGAGCAACCTGA
- a CDS encoding DnaJ domain-containing protein, with the protein MNVDDCYHELGLAPGSSDAEVKAAWRRLAARWHPDRNASPQALRKIQQINRALDEIRRARDEAAAEAAAATEASEANEANEANEPDEAPDSAMDTLQEHTVAVTLDEVVAGCSREVRGEVVDDCAECAGSGLQAHASSCSECGGAGQVRQPFWFGWGASLVECSACRGHGSTRQGCPACDATGKAAPRKYRGHVDIPAGVRDGDLLDGTARVQGRDARQPQRVRVRVRLEPHALFEAEADGTVRLELPVDGFAWMANRWIDVPTPHGLRQMKLLRGAANYRIKGAGLPWQPGGAAADCIVTVVPTFPAEFSRAQEAAVDRLVASNSGAPGTAAHERLAAWQRRVDRWQGQATPRERKRR; encoded by the coding sequence ACGATTGCTACCACGAACTCGGCCTGGCGCCCGGCTCGTCCGATGCCGAGGTCAAGGCCGCCTGGCGGCGGCTGGCCGCGCGCTGGCACCCGGACCGCAACGCCAGCCCGCAGGCGCTGCGCAAGATCCAGCAGATCAACCGCGCCCTGGACGAGATCCGCCGCGCCCGCGACGAGGCGGCGGCCGAAGCGGCGGCCGCGACCGAAGCCAGCGAGGCCAACGAGGCCAACGAGGCGAACGAGCCTGACGAGGCGCCCGACTCGGCGATGGACACGCTGCAGGAGCACACCGTCGCGGTCACGCTCGACGAGGTGGTGGCCGGCTGCAGCAGGGAGGTACGCGGCGAGGTCGTGGACGATTGCGCCGAGTGCGCCGGCAGCGGGCTGCAGGCGCACGCGAGCAGCTGCAGCGAATGCGGCGGCGCCGGCCAGGTGCGCCAGCCGTTCTGGTTCGGCTGGGGCGCATCCCTGGTGGAGTGCAGCGCCTGCCGCGGCCACGGCAGCACCCGCCAGGGCTGCCCCGCCTGCGACGCCACCGGCAAGGCGGCGCCGCGCAAGTACCGCGGCCACGTCGACATTCCCGCCGGCGTGCGCGACGGCGACCTGCTCGACGGCACCGCCCGGGTCCAGGGCCGGGATGCCAGGCAGCCGCAGCGGGTGCGCGTGCGGGTGCGGCTGGAACCCCATGCCCTGTTCGAGGCCGAGGCCGACGGGACCGTGCGGCTCGAACTGCCGGTGGACGGCTTCGCCTGGATGGCCAACCGCTGGATCGACGTGCCGACGCCGCACGGCCTGCGCCAGATGAAGCTGCTGCGCGGCGCGGCCAACTACCGCATCAAGGGTGCCGGCCTGCCGTGGCAGCCCGGCGGCGCGGCGGCCGACTGCATCGTCACGGTCGTGCCCACCTTCCCGGCCGAATTCAGCCGCGCGCAGGAGGCGGCGGTCGACCGCCTGGTGGCCAGCAACTCCGGCGCGCCCGGCACCGCGGCCCATGAGCGCCTGGCGGCCTGGCAGCGCCGGGTGGACCGCTGGCAGGGACAGGCGACGCCGCGCGAACGCAAGCGGCGCTGA
- a CDS encoding 2,4'-dihydroxyacetophenone dioxygenase family protein, with amino-acid sequence MPVDRADPEPMTPYQYPNPREALPEIVVPNAIPTDDRVWVPQAENVWFRPLCLNASQGYWMNLLKVRKSGVLSRHRHPQAVHGFVLKGRWKYLEHDWEATEGSYVFEPPGETHTLYVPEDVEEMITYFQVNGVMYYTDPWGKGMGYEDVFTKIDMCRKHYEAVGLGADFTDQFIR; translated from the coding sequence ATGCCCGTTGACCGCGCCGATCCCGAGCCGATGACGCCCTACCAGTACCCGAACCCGCGCGAGGCCCTGCCCGAGATCGTGGTGCCGAACGCCATCCCGACGGACGACCGGGTCTGGGTGCCGCAGGCGGAGAACGTCTGGTTCCGCCCGCTGTGCCTGAACGCCAGCCAGGGCTACTGGATGAATCTGCTGAAGGTGCGCAAGTCCGGCGTGCTGAGCCGGCACCGCCACCCGCAGGCCGTGCACGGCTTCGTGCTCAAGGGCCGCTGGAAGTACCTGGAGCACGACTGGGAAGCCACCGAGGGCAGCTACGTGTTCGAGCCGCCCGGCGAGACCCACACGCTCTACGTGCCGGAAGACGTCGAGGAAATGATCACCTACTTCCAGGTCAACGGTGTCATGTACTACACCGACCCCTGGGGCAAGGGCATGGGCTACGAGGACGTCTTCACCAAGATCGACATGTGCCGCAAGCACTACGAGGCCGTCGGCCTCGGCGCCGACTTCACCGACCAGTTCATCCGCTGA
- a CDS encoding hydantoinase B/oxoprolinase family protein: protein MALDPVDYAVVSQALAAAAREMGIKLVRSAYSTIVREARDASAAILDRTGNVIAQAEMIPMQLGSMGVTLRACLDAFPADTLRESDFLVNNHPFHGGQHLQDVFIFLPVFVDGELVAFSGTVAHHLDLGGGGAGLNNSATDVYQEGLLLPPMRFDYERDWQGGNFERLLRANVRVPEQTLGDFNAQFSANRIGIERVRQLCRRYGVATVRQVMVALTDHAESQLRAAIREIPDGTYCGEDAMDDDGVHDQPVWIRAQVTVAGDSLRIGFEGTDAQVTRNINAPWASTFSAVMSCLKGVLVGSDVPFNEGSFRPVSVDVPLGSILNPRPPAPVRARMEPCYRAYCAVMKALAQVVPDKVISSGFDAALITCLARLADGRYRVCLETYGGGFGASAASDGADGIAASLSNTTNSPVEALDMEFEHFRIVSYGLARDSFGHGRHRGGAGLFRQYEVLQDGVDFSLYGDRFRIAPDGLFGGRSGSRASATLVRAGRELPLDLRHTVRLQRGDLVTITTSGGAGYGDPHERARAAVDVDVEQGFLGAEQARAVYGEGC, encoded by the coding sequence ATGGCCCTCGATCCCGTCGACTACGCCGTGGTCAGCCAGGCGCTGGCCGCCGCCGCCCGCGAGATGGGCATCAAGCTGGTGCGCTCGGCCTATTCCACCATCGTGCGCGAGGCCCGCGACGCCTCGGCCGCCATCCTGGACCGGACCGGCAACGTCATCGCCCAGGCCGAGATGATCCCGATGCAGCTCGGATCGATGGGCGTCACCCTGCGGGCCTGCCTGGACGCCTTCCCGGCCGACACGCTGCGCGAGAGCGATTTCCTGGTCAACAACCACCCGTTCCACGGCGGCCAGCACCTGCAGGACGTGTTCATCTTCCTGCCGGTGTTCGTCGACGGCGAGCTGGTGGCGTTCTCCGGCACCGTCGCCCACCACCTGGACCTCGGCGGCGGTGGTGCCGGCCTGAACAACTCGGCCACCGACGTCTACCAGGAGGGGCTGCTGCTGCCGCCGATGCGTTTCGACTACGAGCGCGACTGGCAGGGCGGCAACTTCGAGCGGCTGCTGCGCGCCAATGTCCGCGTGCCCGAGCAGACGCTGGGCGACTTCAACGCCCAGTTCTCGGCCAACCGCATCGGGATCGAGCGCGTGCGCCAGCTGTGCCGGCGCTACGGCGTGGCCACCGTGCGCCAGGTGATGGTGGCGCTGACCGACCATGCCGAGTCGCAGCTGCGCGCCGCCATCCGCGAGATCCCGGACGGCACCTACTGCGGCGAGGACGCCATGGACGACGACGGCGTGCACGACCAGCCGGTCTGGATCCGGGCCCAGGTCACGGTGGCCGGCGACTCGCTGCGGATCGGCTTCGAGGGCACCGACGCCCAGGTCACCCGCAACATCAACGCGCCCTGGGCGTCGACGTTCTCGGCGGTCATGAGCTGCCTGAAGGGCGTGCTGGTGGGCTCGGACGTGCCGTTCAACGAGGGCAGCTTCCGCCCGGTCAGCGTGGACGTGCCGCTGGGCAGCATCCTCAACCCGCGCCCGCCCGCGCCGGTGCGGGCCCGCATGGAACCGTGCTACCGCGCCTACTGCGCCGTGATGAAGGCGCTGGCCCAGGTGGTGCCGGACAAGGTCATCTCCTCGGGCTTCGATGCCGCCCTGATCACCTGCCTGGCGCGGCTGGCCGACGGCCGCTACCGGGTCTGCCTGGAGACCTATGGCGGCGGCTTCGGCGCCAGCGCCGCCAGCGACGGCGCCGACGGCATCGCGGCGTCGCTGTCGAACACCACCAACTCGCCGGTGGAGGCGCTCGACATGGAATTCGAGCATTTCCGCATCGTGTCCTACGGGCTGGCCCGCGACTCGTTCGGCCATGGCCGGCACCGCGGCGGCGCCGGGCTGTTCCGCCAGTACGAGGTGCTGCAGGACGGCGTCGATTTCTCGCTCTATGGCGACCGCTTCCGCATCGCCCCCGACGGCCTGTTCGGCGGCCGCAGCGGCAGCCGGGCCAGCGCCACGCTGGTGCGGGCGGGGCGCGAGCTGCCGCTGGACCTGCGCCACACGGTGCGCCTGCAGCGCGGCGACCTGGTGACCATCACCACCTCGGGCGGCGCCGGCTACGGCGACCCGCACGAGCGGGCGCGCGCGGCCGTCGACGTCGACGTCGAGCAGGGATTCCTCGGCGCCGAGCAGGCGCGCGCGGTCTACGGCGAGGGCTGCTGA
- a CDS encoding Bug family tripartite tricarboxylate transporter substrate binding protein, translated as MRTTPFLRFCGAALSVLAACAALPAAAQTAQPWPARPVRIVVPYPPGGTTDILARLLGEHLKDEFGQPFVIENKPGAGTVFGSQFVASSPPDGYTLMMATVSTLAINPVLLKKMPYRPEKLVPVSLLAKAPFMLVASPAFPPNTVKEMLEYYRAKPGEVNLAGQGTGGSAHLVGEMFKAAANVPDLTIVQYKGSAPANADAMAGHVQMHFDGINTALPLVQQKRLKALAITGDARVPAAPDVPTFVESGYPSVVATSWYALVAPAGTPQPVLDRLNAASNRALETPAFKSRLSAEGAVAGGGTQADLVRFVEAETATWRKVIAPLKLDVD; from the coding sequence ATGCGAACGACTCCCTTCCTGCGGTTCTGCGGCGCGGCCCTGAGCGTGCTGGCGGCCTGCGCGGCCCTGCCGGCGGCCGCGCAGACGGCGCAGCCGTGGCCGGCGCGGCCGGTGCGCATCGTCGTGCCGTACCCGCCCGGCGGCACCACCGACATCCTGGCGCGGCTGCTTGGCGAGCACCTGAAGGACGAGTTCGGGCAGCCGTTCGTCATCGAGAACAAGCCGGGTGCCGGCACCGTGTTCGGCTCCCAGTTCGTGGCCAGTTCGCCGCCCGACGGCTACACGCTGATGATGGCCACGGTGAGCACGCTGGCCATCAACCCGGTGCTGCTCAAGAAGATGCCCTACCGGCCCGAGAAGCTGGTGCCGGTGTCGCTGCTGGCCAAGGCGCCCTTCATGCTGGTGGCGTCGCCGGCGTTCCCGCCGAACACGGTCAAGGAGATGCTGGAGTACTACCGCGCCAAGCCCGGCGAGGTGAACCTGGCCGGGCAGGGAACGGGCGGCTCGGCGCACCTGGTGGGCGAGATGTTCAAGGCGGCGGCCAACGTCCCCGACCTGACCATCGTGCAGTACAAGGGCAGCGCACCGGCCAACGCCGACGCCATGGCCGGCCACGTGCAGATGCACTTCGACGGCATCAACACGGCGCTGCCGCTGGTGCAGCAGAAGCGCCTGAAGGCGCTGGCGATCACCGGCGATGCGCGCGTGCCGGCCGCGCCCGACGTGCCGACCTTCGTCGAGTCGGGCTATCCCAGCGTGGTCGCGACCTCGTGGTACGCGCTGGTCGCGCCGGCGGGCACGCCGCAGCCGGTGCTGGACCGGCTGAACGCGGCCAGCAACCGCGCGCTGGAGACGCCCGCCTTCAAGAGCCGGCTGTCGGCCGAGGGCGCGGTGGCGGGGGGCGGCACGCAGGCCGACCTGGTCCGCTTCGTCGAGGCGGAGACCGCCACCTGGCGCAAGGTGATCGCGCCGCTGAAGCTCGACGTCGACTAA
- a CDS encoding RidA family protein: MDIQRIQPGPRLSRAVIHNGVAWLAGITAPDRSQDIRGQLAQVFDRLEQHLQDAGSDRTRLLSALVVLKDPARDFAALNELWEAWIPAGQAPARATIQAGLAAPDILVEIIVTAAVAPGAAP, encoded by the coding sequence ATGGACATCCAGAGAATCCAGCCCGGGCCGCGCCTGAGCCGGGCGGTCATCCACAACGGCGTGGCCTGGCTGGCCGGCATCACCGCGCCCGACCGTTCGCAGGACATCCGCGGCCAGCTCGCGCAGGTGTTCGACCGCCTCGAGCAGCACCTGCAGGACGCCGGCAGCGACCGCACCCGGCTGCTGTCGGCCCTGGTGGTCCTGAAGGACCCGGCGCGTGACTTCGCCGCCCTGAACGAGCTGTGGGAAGCCTGGATCCCCGCCGGCCAGGCGCCGGCGCGGGCCACCATCCAGGCCGGGCTGGCCGCGCCCGACATCCTGGTGGAGATCATCGTCACGGCGGCCGTGGCCCCGGGGGCGGCGCCATGA
- a CDS encoding SDR family NAD(P)-dependent oxidoreductase, protein MTYQPGLFNGKRALVAGATQGIGATIANHLAALGAQVTALGLGAGDGTLQAAVQVRQADVTSSADLDAALADIGELDIVFNCAGIIKRGAEHDLEVFEQVLAVNLTGTMRVCTAARERLKARRGCIVNTASMLSFFGGGLVPGYSASKGGVAQLTKSLAIAYAPDGIRVNAVAPGWIATPLTQALQDDPARAGPILARTPLARWGTPDDVARAAMFLCTPAAAFMTGVVLPVDGGYMVS, encoded by the coding sequence ATGACCTACCAGCCTGGCCTGTTCAACGGCAAGCGCGCGCTGGTGGCCGGTGCCACCCAGGGCATCGGCGCCACCATCGCCAACCACCTGGCCGCGCTGGGCGCGCAGGTGACGGCCCTGGGTCTCGGCGCCGGCGACGGCACCCTGCAGGCGGCGGTGCAGGTGCGCCAGGCCGACGTCACCTCCAGCGCCGACCTGGACGCGGCGCTGGCCGACATCGGCGAACTGGACATCGTCTTCAACTGCGCCGGCATCATCAAGCGCGGTGCCGAGCACGACCTCGAGGTGTTCGAGCAGGTGCTGGCCGTCAACCTCACCGGGACCATGCGCGTGTGCACCGCGGCGCGCGAACGGCTCAAGGCACGGCGCGGCTGCATCGTCAACACCGCGTCGATGCTGAGCTTCTTCGGCGGCGGCCTGGTGCCGGGCTACTCGGCCAGCAAGGGCGGGGTGGCCCAGCTGACCAAGTCGCTGGCCATCGCCTACGCACCGGACGGCATCCGCGTCAACGCGGTGGCGCCGGGCTGGATCGCGACGCCGCTCACCCAGGCGCTGCAGGACGACCCGGCCCGCGCCGGCCCCATCCTGGCGCGCACGCCGCTGGCGCGCTGGGGCACGCCCGACGACGTGGCGCGGGCAGCCATGTTCCTGTGCACGCCGGCAGCCGCCTTCATGACCGGCGTCGTGTTGCCGGTGGACGGCGGCTACATGGTGTCCTGA